A single Vulcanisaeta distributa DSM 14429 DNA region contains:
- a CDS encoding MFS transporter has protein sequence MKSDRALLPYLPILMIRVGSGANTFLISYLSPGGNIMVGLILASYPFVEALSSFVAGYMADRLGRRLTLILGYTWILMFMALIYLAIALLRNPLATAAFNGAMGFGAALVLVSTLAMITDLTEKGFRGLGMGVFDFMNIFGYALGYMIGSILYQVIRGAMAFIVLLILLIILYAIVFKYIIETRPATGAVYLNPLRGISRRAIPTLPIWFSITTILGAAIYSGRAIGSIKGVMPIHVGALFLGATLVVGLGSVFFGYVSDRLGRLRTMSIGVTGVSIGLIILTVLLLLGINPIIAVAVSAPFIFMASAVVPSILALTGDEALISMRGSAMGLYSLVLGFGMGLGSILGSYSYVKLGLGGIALLALIIFVIAFILYAILRVILLRK, from the coding sequence ATGAAGAGTGACAGGGCATTGCTGCCATACCTACCAATACTAATGATTAGGGTTGGGTCGGGAGCAAACACATTCCTGATATCCTACCTATCGCCAGGTGGTAATATAATGGTTGGCCTAATACTTGCCTCATACCCATTTGTCGAGGCCTTGAGCTCCTTCGTGGCTGGTTACATGGCCGATAGGTTGGGGAGGAGATTGACATTGATACTTGGGTATACCTGGATACTGATGTTCATGGCATTGATATACCTAGCAATAGCCCTACTAAGGAATCCCCTAGCCACCGCCGCATTCAATGGCGCAATGGGCTTTGGCGCGGCCTTGGTCCTCGTATCCACGTTGGCGATGATAACAGACCTAACGGAGAAGGGGTTCAGGGGGTTAGGCATGGGGGTCTTCGACTTCATGAACATATTCGGTTATGCACTCGGTTACATGATTGGCTCAATACTTTACCAAGTGATTAGAGGAGCAATGGCATTCATAGTGCTGCTAATACTACTAATCATACTCTACGCAATAGTCTTTAAGTACATAATCGAGACTAGACCGGCCACAGGTGCTGTTTACTTAAATCCGTTGAGGGGTATTTCGAGGAGGGCCATACCGACATTGCCCATTTGGTTCTCAATAACTACGATACTGGGCGCTGCGATATACTCGGGCAGGGCTATAGGGAGTATTAAGGGCGTGATGCCGATACACGTTGGTGCCCTATTCCTCGGCGCAACGCTCGTGGTTGGCCTTGGCTCGGTATTCTTTGGTTACGTATCTGATAGGCTTGGTAGATTGAGGACGATGAGTATTGGGGTTACTGGTGTGAGTATTGGCCTCATAATACTAACGGTACTACTTCTGTTGGGTATTAACCCAATAATCGCCGTCGCAGTCTCAGCCCCCTTCATATTCATGGCGTCTGCCGTAGTGCCATCAATACTTGCATTAACGGGTGATGAAGCGCTGATAAGCATGAGAGGCTCAGCGATGGGCCTCTACAGCCTAGTGCTTGGGTTCGGCATGGGGTTAGGCAGCATCCTGGGTAGTTACTCATACGTGAAGCTGGGGCTCGGTGGAATAGCGCTATTGGCCTTGATAATATTCGTAATAGCATTCATACTATACGCAATACTCAGGGTAATCCTCCTCAGGAAATAA
- a CDS encoding HesA/MoeB/ThiF family protein — MGTIQLIDRYSRQIAVIGKEGQEKLSKARVAVVGLGGLGTLVSMYLVGAGVGELVVIDYDTISLTDLHRQLLYREEDVGKPKVEVAVRRLRDLNSTVKIRPVSEALTSENAEDVLKDVDVVVDALDNWFSRQVLNEAVVKLRKPLVHGAVNGWYGQVSTIIPGKTPCLYELVQVRSLPQCVGYCPVVGPVVGVVASIEATEVIKLITGIGEPLINKLLIIDGKNWVVDEIKLSRVESCPVCSRYLKEK; from the coding sequence ATGGGCACTATACAATTGATTGATAGGTATTCAAGGCAGATCGCCGTCATTGGTAAGGAGGGTCAGGAGAAGTTGTCGAAGGCCCGCGTGGCCGTTGTGGGTTTGGGCGGCCTGGGCACCTTAGTATCAATGTACCTGGTTGGTGCTGGTGTTGGTGAGTTAGTAGTAATTGATTATGACACCATAAGCCTTACAGACCTCCACAGGCAGTTATTATATAGGGAGGAGGATGTTGGTAAGCCGAAGGTTGAGGTTGCGGTGAGGAGACTCCGCGACCTTAACTCAACGGTTAAGATAAGGCCTGTGAGTGAGGCGTTGACAAGCGAGAATGCTGAGGATGTACTTAAGGACGTGGACGTTGTGGTTGACGCGCTCGATAATTGGTTTAGTAGGCAGGTATTAAATGAGGCAGTTGTTAAGTTGAGGAAGCCCCTGGTACATGGTGCGGTGAATGGTTGGTACGGTCAAGTATCAACGATAATACCGGGCAAGACCCCTTGCCTCTATGAATTGGTCCAGGTTAGGTCATTGCCCCAGTGTGTTGGTTACTGCCCTGTTGTTGGTCCTGTGGTTGGTGTCGTGGCCTCAATAGAGGCGACGGAGGTCATTAAGTTAATAACGGGTATTGGTGAGCCCCTCATCAATAAGTTGTTGATAATTGATGGTAAGAATTGGGTTGTTGATGAGATAAAGCTTAGTAGAGTTGAGAGTTGCCCTGTCTGCTCAAGATATCTTAAGGAAAAATAA
- a CDS encoding precorrin-2 dehydrogenase/sirohydrochlorin ferrochelatase family protein: MRVPLFIEFSGRNVLVVGGGGVGTRRAIKFLLAGANVRVLSLEFSNELLRYAEQGKVVLIRSDANDEELLRRNIEWADLVVIATNDPVINGKVRELARNMRKFFNDATNAEETEVVVPFESEINGIRIAVTTEGLSGIVARRTLDKIINILREDEELMNMARVWYAVKSKLKEVVSDVRTRLSLYMELDSDERFNELARKGLIDEALSYVMSKVSSRN; the protein is encoded by the coding sequence GTGAGGGTTCCACTCTTCATAGAGTTCAGTGGGAGGAATGTGCTGGTGGTTGGTGGGGGTGGTGTTGGTACGAGGAGGGCCATTAAATTCCTCCTGGCAGGCGCCAATGTTAGGGTGTTAAGTCTCGAATTTAGTAATGAATTACTTCGCTATGCCGAGCAGGGTAAGGTGGTGTTGATCAGGAGTGATGCTAATGATGAGGAATTACTTAGGAGGAATATTGAGTGGGCTGATTTAGTGGTAATAGCTACTAATGACCCAGTAATCAATGGGAAGGTTAGGGAACTGGCCAGGAATATGCGTAAGTTCTTCAATGACGCCACGAATGCGGAGGAGACGGAGGTCGTAGTTCCCTTCGAGAGTGAGATCAACGGTATTAGGATCGCGGTGACAACAGAGGGGCTTAGCGGTATTGTGGCTAGGAGAACCCTTGATAAGATAATAAACATACTCAGGGAGGATGAGGAATTAATGAACATGGCGAGGGTTTGGTATGCAGTTAAGAGTAAGCTTAAGGAGGTGGTGAGTGATGTGAGGACTAGGTTAAGTCTATACATGGAGTTAGATAGTGACGAGAGATTCAATGAGCTTGCCAGGAAGGGGCTTATTGATGAGGCTTTGAGTTATGTTATGAGTAAGGTTTCGTCTCGTAATTAA
- a CDS encoding phosphoenolpyruvate carboxykinase (GTP), translating into MVPSTTDEVERLLRSKMSDEMYRRLMNINNPELHKFIAWAVDLCKPNSVFINTGSPEDLDYIRRRAIEVGEEIPLKTPGHTVHFDSPYDQARAREDTAILLPNGQRLPFIRTKDRDEGLKEMYSLLDGIMKGREMLVGFYSLGPKGSPFSILAVQITDSYYVMHNENILYRTAYDEFVRQGERARFLKFIHSQGELNEMKQSKNIKQRRIYIDLLGETVYSVNTQYGGNSIGLKKLALRLTIKRAMEEGWLSEHMFIIGVEGPNGRVTYFTGAFPSYSGKTSTAMLGRLIGDDLAFLGNVNGEVRAVNPEIGVFGIIEGINPIDDPLIYEVLMKPNEVIFSNVLITEDGEVYWNGMGKPEPERGINYTGKWWRGKTDEKGNPIPPSHPNARFTVSLKAFKNLDPAYDDPNGVVVGGIIFGGRDPDTLVPVVESFNWEHGVVTIAASLESERTAAVIGKPGEREFNPMANLDFLSVDLGIYITNYLKFGEGLTKPPKIFGVNYFLRDEQGSFLNSKEDKRVWLQWMERRVHNELGAITTPIGYIPRYEDLKALFREVLNREYRLEDYTKQFAIRATKLLEKIDRIWKIYSEIPTTPRRFFEVLEEQRRRLLDAKNKYGDVIPPQKFE; encoded by the coding sequence ATGGTACCGAGCACGACCGATGAGGTTGAACGGCTTCTCCGAAGTAAAATGAGTGATGAGATGTACCGAAGACTAATGAACATCAATAACCCAGAACTTCACAAATTCATAGCCTGGGCCGTGGATCTGTGCAAGCCCAATTCCGTTTTCATAAATACGGGTAGCCCTGAGGATCTCGATTACATTAGAAGAAGGGCCATAGAGGTCGGTGAGGAGATACCGTTGAAAACCCCTGGACACACGGTTCACTTTGATAGTCCTTATGACCAGGCGAGGGCCCGTGAGGACACGGCCATATTACTACCCAATGGTCAGAGGCTTCCCTTCATAAGGACTAAGGACCGTGATGAGGGATTGAAGGAAATGTACTCATTACTTGACGGTATAATGAAGGGTAGGGAAATGCTGGTGGGCTTCTACTCATTGGGGCCTAAGGGCTCACCCTTCAGTATATTGGCTGTTCAAATAACGGATTCCTACTACGTAATGCATAATGAGAACATACTATATAGGACCGCTTACGACGAATTCGTCAGGCAGGGCGAGAGGGCTAGGTTCCTCAAGTTCATTCATTCCCAGGGTGAGTTAAACGAGATGAAGCAAAGTAAGAACATTAAACAGAGGAGAATCTACATAGACCTCCTCGGCGAGACCGTGTACTCAGTTAACACGCAATACGGCGGTAATAGCATTGGTCTCAAGAAACTCGCCCTTAGACTCACGATTAAGAGGGCTATGGAGGAGGGATGGCTCAGTGAGCACATGTTTATAATAGGTGTTGAGGGGCCAAATGGCAGAGTCACGTACTTCACTGGTGCATTCCCATCATACTCAGGCAAGACGTCAACGGCAATGCTCGGTAGGTTAATTGGGGATGACCTGGCATTCCTAGGGAATGTCAATGGTGAGGTTAGGGCCGTTAATCCTGAAATAGGCGTGTTCGGCATAATTGAGGGCATAAACCCAATCGATGATCCATTAATATACGAGGTGCTGATGAAACCAAACGAGGTAATATTCTCGAACGTGTTAATTACCGAGGATGGTGAGGTGTACTGGAACGGGATGGGTAAGCCAGAACCGGAGAGGGGCATTAATTACACGGGCAAGTGGTGGAGGGGGAAGACCGATGAGAAGGGTAACCCAATACCACCATCGCACCCCAACGCAAGGTTCACAGTGTCACTAAAGGCATTTAAGAACCTGGACCCAGCCTATGATGATCCAAACGGTGTTGTTGTTGGTGGAATAATATTCGGGGGTAGGGACCCGGACACATTAGTCCCCGTTGTTGAGTCCTTTAATTGGGAGCATGGCGTGGTCACGATAGCCGCGTCCCTAGAGTCGGAGAGGACGGCTGCCGTGATCGGGAAGCCCGGCGAGAGGGAGTTTAACCCAATGGCTAACCTTGACTTCCTATCCGTGGACCTAGGCATTTACATAACTAATTACCTAAAGTTTGGTGAGGGTCTTACGAAGCCTCCAAAGATATTTGGTGTTAATTACTTCCTTAGGGATGAGCAGGGCAGCTTCCTGAATAGTAAGGAGGATAAGAGGGTCTGGCTTCAGTGGATGGAGAGGAGGGTGCATAATGAGCTTGGCGCAATAACCACGCCCATAGGCTACATACCTAGGTATGAGGACCTAAAGGCTCTATTCAGGGAGGTGCTCAATAGGGAGTATAGGCTTGAGGATTACACGAAGCAATTTGCAATAAGGGCTACAAAGCTTCTCGAGAAGATAGACAGAATTTGGAAGATATACTCGGAGATACCCACGACACCGAGGAGGTTCTTCGAAGTACTTGAGGAACAGAGACGGAGGTTGTTGGATGCCAAGAATAAGTACGGCGACGTAATACCACCGCAGAAGTTCGAGTAA
- the upp gene encoding uracil phosphoribosyltransferase has product MGRVVVIDHPLAQAILTTLRDKNTKQIEFRKGLVRLGRLMGYEIVKSMDIETVEVETPLGVKAKGVRIRDLDHVVIIQVLRAAMPLVEGLVKIFANARMGVVSARRVEESHKPGSLDFDIEITYVKVPKILEDDILIVADPMLATGSTITSVLKHVLKYGIPKRTIIASVIATKYGIERVLRDYPFAEIYTVSIDPEINEKGYIVPGLGDAGDRAFGGP; this is encoded by the coding sequence TTGGGCAGAGTTGTCGTTATTGATCACCCACTGGCGCAGGCAATCTTAACGACTCTTAGGGATAAAAATACTAAGCAGATTGAATTTAGGAAGGGCCTTGTTAGACTTGGTAGGTTGATGGGTTATGAGATTGTTAAGTCCATGGATATAGAGACCGTGGAGGTGGAGACACCACTTGGTGTTAAGGCTAAGGGCGTTAGAATTAGGGACCTGGATCACGTGGTCATTATTCAGGTGCTTAGGGCTGCCATGCCGTTGGTTGAGGGCTTAGTTAAGATATTCGCGAACGCAAGAATGGGTGTTGTCAGTGCAAGGAGGGTTGAAGAGTCCCATAAACCTGGCTCACTGGATTTCGACATTGAGATTACGTATGTTAAGGTTCCTAAGATACTTGAGGATGACATACTGATAGTCGCGGATCCAATGCTTGCGACGGGCTCTACAATAACCTCGGTTTTAAAGCACGTGCTTAAGTACGGGATTCCCAAGAGGACGATTATAGCCAGTGTCATAGCCACTAAGTATGGCATAGAGAGGGTGCTTAGGGATTATCCATTCGCCGAGATATACACGGTTTCCATAGACCCTGAGATAAATGAGAAGGGCTACATAGTGCCTGGACTGGGTGATGCTGGGGATAGGGCCTTTGGTGGTCCCTGA
- a CDS encoding HEPN domain-containing protein, giving the protein MASRWYARAERYRTLSKDMLNRGFYPEACFFAQQATEFYLKGKLIELTGSRLYTHSIVTLLNQVVSILNKPINNDVIRCAKLLTEQYIGSRYPDARMIDYDKDDAEDCLRCMEMVMSYV; this is encoded by the coding sequence ATGGCATCACGATGGTATGCAAGGGCTGAGCGGTATAGGACGTTGAGTAAAGATATGCTCAATAGAGGTTTTTATCCAGAGGCGTGCTTTTTCGCGCAGCAAGCTACTGAATTTTACCTTAAGGGTAAGCTTATAGAATTAACGGGTTCGAGACTATATACTCATTCAATAGTCACGCTGTTAAATCAGGTGGTCTCAATACTTAATAAGCCCATTAACAACGATGTCATTAGGTGCGCTAAGCTCCTTACCGAGCAGTACATAGGGTCTAGATACCCTGATGCCCGAATGATTGATTATGATAAGGATGACGCCGAAGATTGCCTCAGGTGCATGGAGATGGTGATGAGTTATGTTTAG
- a CDS encoding nucleotidyltransferase domain-containing protein, translated as MFREILLRMHREIEEWIGGLCNEGYTVILFGSRARGEARIDSDWDLLIIGDKPPTEPPNDLAQVHYADVSTAEREIENFNTIFLDAFYEGKLLCGDTVMFNKLRNKVLNVTKDFVKTKDGWIRIR; from the coding sequence ATGTTTAGGGAAATCCTCCTAAGAATGCACCGTGAAATCGAAGAGTGGATAGGAGGGCTATGTAATGAGGGTTACACGGTCATACTCTTCGGCTCAAGGGCGCGTGGTGAGGCTAGGATAGACAGTGACTGGGACTTACTCATCATAGGTGATAAACCACCCACCGAGCCACCGAATGACCTTGCTCAGGTGCATTACGCGGACGTTTCAACGGCTGAAAGGGAAATTGAAAACTTCAACACGATATTTCTCGATGCATTCTACGAAGGTAAGTTACTATGTGGTGACACGGTTATGTTCAATAAATTGAGAAATAAAGTCCTTAACGTGACTAAAGATTTCGTGAAGACGAAGGACGGGTGGATAAGAATAAGGTAA
- a CDS encoding enoyl-CoA hydratase/isomerase family protein, with amino-acid sequence MSTVIKSPMDNSLIIKLNRPEKRNAFSLELALSARDAIALGCRDYRGVVITGEGKVFSSGLDLAEIYSFKSIEESRRYFTAIRDLVVTVANCEKPVIALVNGSAYGFATELLYFVDQVVAIKGSEFSLPGIRYGLVPVTPAFAPYLFGMLRSRFFLDRDFRLSTDEAVDWGLVHKVVNDVNEGLRVSLELIGKISAVPHGVYKTIKRLMISSLINEVSDRWDELLNTLAEESLRPEVKMRLEEFLKK; translated from the coding sequence ATGAGCACCGTCATTAAAAGTCCCATGGACAACTCACTAATCATTAAGTTAAATAGACCCGAGAAGAGGAACGCGTTTAGTCTTGAGTTGGCCCTTAGTGCTAGGGATGCGATAGCCCTGGGTTGTAGGGATTACAGAGGCGTTGTAATTACTGGCGAGGGAAAAGTCTTCTCCTCGGGCCTTGACTTAGCCGAGATCTATAGTTTTAAGTCGATTGAGGAGTCCAGGAGGTACTTCACGGCAATTAGGGACTTAGTCGTTACAGTCGCTAACTGCGAGAAACCCGTGATCGCCCTAGTTAATGGGTCCGCTTATGGATTTGCAACGGAATTGCTGTACTTTGTTGACCAGGTGGTTGCCATTAAGGGCTCTGAGTTTTCCCTGCCAGGTATTAGGTATGGGCTTGTACCTGTGACGCCAGCCTTCGCGCCGTATCTCTTTGGCATGCTTAGGTCAAGGTTCTTCCTGGACAGGGACTTTAGGCTTAGTACTGATGAGGCTGTTGATTGGGGTCTAGTCCATAAGGTCGTTAATGATGTTAACGAGGGATTGAGGGTATCCCTGGAACTCATAGGTAAGATCAGTGCCGTGCCTCACGGCGTCTACAAAACAATTAAGAGGTTAATGATCTCCTCATTAATTAACGAGGTTAGCGATAGGTGGGATGAGTTATTGAATACGTTGGCTGAGGAGTCGCTGAGACCTGAGGTTAAGATGAGACTTGAGGAATTCCTCAAAAAGTAA
- a CDS encoding bifunctional ADP-dependent NAD(P)H-hydrate dehydratase/NAD(P)H-hydrate epimerase codes for MPVDFRDWSSAAITSLEMRVIDRNAAYMGIDRHILMENAGRSVATTVIERYPKARRILVVAGLGDNGGDGIVAARYLHSWGREVKVVLLGRISDAREELVVDNLGILRGLNVEIIEAPTPYDLLAHQEVFHPWAEVIIDAIIGTGIRGVLREPQATAIELINKSSAYKVAVDIPSGLDPDTGEVRDIAVRAHVTVTMHRPKVGLVKEGVSQYVGDLVIADIGIPEEVEHVVGPGDLYYMSYARKPDSKKGDNGRVLFIGGSREFTGAIYLAAKAALRTGVDLSVVMAPRDVARDIRAHDPSIIAIPLDGDYLMLNHVDQIMEQVGKSHVIAIGPGLGLREETMKAVVELVSRAVDVGKRVVIDADAIKAIGELKRQDLITKNVIITPHAGEFKWLTGVDITKEGNVWSRAVMVRDVVKSSLRGGVVLLKGNVDVITDGERYKLNFTGNPGMTVGGTGDVLTGVVSALMVKVQDPLEAAAIGAFITGLAGDLATKELGYHITPIDVLENIPKVFKRLMNVDEIVSSSIHPQALKLIG; via the coding sequence ATGCCCGTCGACTTCAGGGATTGGTCATCAGCTGCAATTACATCGCTTGAGATGAGGGTCATTGATAGGAATGCCGCCTACATGGGCATTGATAGGCACATACTCATGGAGAACGCAGGTAGGTCCGTGGCCACTACCGTCATTGAGAGGTACCCGAAGGCCAGGAGGATTCTTGTTGTCGCTGGGTTGGGTGATAATGGTGGTGATGGTATCGTAGCCGCCAGATACCTGCACTCATGGGGTAGGGAGGTTAAGGTGGTTCTCCTTGGTCGCATTAGTGATGCTAGGGAGGAGTTGGTCGTGGATAATCTGGGCATCCTTAGAGGATTGAATGTGGAGATAATAGAGGCTCCAACGCCCTACGACTTACTCGCTCATCAGGAGGTCTTTCACCCATGGGCTGAGGTAATCATAGACGCTATAATAGGCACTGGGATTAGGGGTGTTCTCAGGGAGCCTCAGGCCACGGCCATCGAATTAATCAATAAGTCATCAGCGTATAAGGTAGCCGTTGACATACCCAGTGGGTTGGATCCAGACACCGGGGAGGTTAGGGACATTGCGGTTAGGGCGCATGTCACAGTAACAATGCATAGGCCAAAGGTTGGCCTGGTTAAGGAGGGTGTTTCTCAATACGTTGGTGACTTGGTGATTGCGGATATTGGAATTCCCGAGGAGGTGGAGCATGTTGTTGGTCCTGGCGACCTATATTACATGAGTTATGCCAGAAAGCCCGACTCGAAGAAGGGTGATAATGGGCGTGTACTATTCATTGGTGGTTCCAGGGAGTTCACAGGCGCCATTTACCTAGCGGCTAAGGCGGCGCTTAGGACTGGAGTCGACTTATCCGTGGTTATGGCCCCTAGGGATGTGGCTAGGGACATAAGGGCTCACGACCCAAGCATAATAGCCATACCCCTAGACGGTGATTACCTAATGCTTAACCATGTGGATCAAATAATGGAGCAGGTTGGTAAGTCCCACGTAATAGCCATTGGGCCTGGGCTCGGGCTTAGGGAGGAGACTATGAAGGCAGTTGTTGAGTTGGTCTCTAGGGCTGTTGATGTTGGTAAGAGGGTGGTCATCGACGCAGACGCCATTAAGGCAATTGGCGAGTTGAAGAGGCAGGACTTAATAACGAAGAATGTAATTATAACGCCACACGCCGGTGAATTTAAGTGGTTGACTGGCGTTGACATTACTAAAGAGGGTAATGTCTGGTCGAGGGCTGTGATGGTGCGTGACGTGGTTAAATCATCGCTGAGGGGCGGCGTTGTATTGCTTAAGGGTAATGTTGATGTGATAACCGATGGCGAGAGGTACAAGCTTAATTTCACGGGTAATCCCGGAATGACCGTTGGGGGCACGGGGGATGTGCTCACTGGCGTTGTCTCGGCATTAATGGTTAAGGTTCAGGACCCACTTGAGGCCGCCGCAATTGGCGCCTTCATAACAGGGCTTGCAGGTGACTTAGCGACTAAGGAGCTTGGTTACCACATAACGCCTATTGATGTTTTGGAGAATATACCTAAGGTGTTCAAGAGGTTAATGAACGTTGATGAGATTGTTAGTTCGTCAATCCACCCACAGGCCCTAAAACTCATTGGTTAA
- a CDS encoding NCS1 family nucleobase:cation symporter-1, with product MSNPYKGFLRRGEGILVYPTDRLEAVKYDVKRGQVELTKGYPEEKFLWNVDFHPTPIRKRNWDWYTYAAIWFGMAFIVPSWSLASVGLSFGLGTLDSILLVFLGNAIVLIPMIIQSHGGARYGIPEPVLTRTRWGVYGAIFPSWIRAVIGAGWWGIETYIMTEAAVGIYAVLTHRLSVIESYVAKGIASPYTLSLAFPQVFWITFAAIILLQLALLYFSPVPEAQPALKWFARLAAPLVLLGFVILWYNFMGLSHWNFGQIFSIKPTVTGINYWVMWFAFLNANIAYWATMALSMPDYTRFAKSQFAQAVGQVPMPFMMLIIALLGVMTTGAIEQVYHVAIWDPILASTLYLNPTLAILLNTLFLLATFSVNVFANTVGPAYDFANTFPRKLTWFRGALIVIAVSVILGAWTYYGSAYGYLYNWLLTYGGLLGSVEGIIIFDYALIRRFKFELTDVFWSRGRFRYWKGINPAAFITFAIVEFIIYAPFIPYHNIIFSNSWLISFLLSGLIYVPLMTQWVIPKYQPELRGSIFKGGYVSNEVMTVFNKEA from the coding sequence ATGAGTAACCCTTATAAGGGCTTCCTGAGACGTGGTGAGGGCATCTTGGTCTACCCAACGGACAGGCTAGAAGCCGTGAAATATGACGTAAAAAGAGGGCAGGTTGAATTAACTAAGGGATACCCAGAGGAGAAGTTTCTATGGAATGTCGACTTCCATCCAACGCCAATAAGGAAGAGGAATTGGGATTGGTACACCTACGCAGCTATTTGGTTTGGCATGGCTTTCATAGTGCCCAGCTGGTCCTTGGCGAGTGTTGGTCTGTCCTTTGGCTTAGGAACACTGGACTCAATACTCCTGGTATTCCTAGGCAATGCAATAGTCCTGATACCAATGATAATACAGAGCCACGGTGGTGCCAGGTATGGAATACCCGAACCCGTCCTAACGAGGACCAGGTGGGGAGTCTACGGTGCCATATTCCCGAGCTGGATTAGAGCGGTCATTGGAGCTGGTTGGTGGGGGATAGAGACCTACATAATGACGGAGGCTGCCGTTGGCATATACGCAGTATTAACACATAGGTTAAGCGTGATAGAGAGCTACGTCGCCAAGGGCATCGCCAGCCCATACACATTAAGCCTAGCCTTCCCACAGGTCTTCTGGATAACCTTTGCAGCAATAATACTACTGCAATTAGCATTGCTCTACTTCTCGCCAGTGCCTGAGGCACAGCCAGCCCTTAAGTGGTTCGCGAGGCTCGCAGCACCACTGGTGCTCCTTGGCTTCGTAATACTATGGTACAACTTCATGGGTCTATCCCACTGGAACTTCGGGCAGATATTCTCGATTAAACCCACGGTGACCGGGATTAATTACTGGGTCATGTGGTTCGCGTTCCTAAACGCGAACATAGCCTACTGGGCCACAATGGCATTGTCAATGCCTGACTATACCAGGTTCGCTAAAAGTCAATTCGCGCAGGCGGTTGGTCAGGTACCAATGCCATTTATGATGCTCATTATTGCATTGCTTGGTGTCATGACCACGGGGGCCATAGAGCAGGTATACCACGTAGCAATTTGGGACCCAATCCTAGCGTCAACACTATACCTAAACCCAACACTCGCAATACTACTAAACACGCTTTTCCTGCTGGCCACGTTCTCCGTCAATGTTTTCGCGAATACGGTTGGTCCAGCATATGACTTTGCAAATACATTCCCGAGAAAACTGACCTGGTTCAGGGGTGCGTTAATAGTGATTGCGGTTTCAGTAATACTTGGTGCATGGACATACTATGGCTCGGCATACGGCTACCTATACAATTGGTTGCTGACTTATGGTGGGTTGTTGGGGTCTGTTGAGGGCATTATAATATTTGACTACGCATTAATAAGGCGCTTTAAGTTCGAATTAACCGACGTATTCTGGAGTAGGGGTAGGTTTAGGTACTGGAAAGGCATTAACCCTGCGGCCTTCATAACCTTCGCAATTGTGGAGTTCATAATCTACGCACCCTTCATACCATACCACAACATAATATTCAGCAACTCATGGCTAATATCTTTCCTGCTCTCGGGCTTGATATACGTACCATTAATGACACAGTGGGTTATACCTAAGTACCAACCTGAATTAAGAGGCTCGATATTCAAGGGAGGTTATGTAAGTAATGAAGTAATGACAGTTTTCAATAAAGAAGCATAG